A single Argentina anserina chromosome 7, drPotAnse1.1, whole genome shotgun sequence DNA region contains:
- the LOC126802823 gene encoding protein VASCULATURE COMPLEXITY AND CONNECTIVITY: MEKKELIVCCVVGLLGLVSAATGFAAEATRIKGSQVQFVNATQCEYPRTAALGLGFTAAVALMVAHIIINVSTGCICCKRIPGPSNSSWTIALVCFVVSWFSFVIAFLLLLTGSALNERHGVESMYFGSYYCYVVKPGVFAGGAVLSLASLVLGIFYYITLTSAKKNNDNLCSQGPTIAMGQPQFPVQNTTTQEPVFVHEDTYMRRQFT; this comes from the exons atggagaagaaggagCTTATTGTTTGCTGTGTTGTGGGACTGTTGGGGCTGGTATCAGCTGCTACAGGCTTTGCTGCTGAGGCAACAAGGATCAAG GGTTCTCAGGTTCAGTTTGTCAATGCTACTCAATGTGAATATCCTCGGACAGCAGCTCTTGGTCTTGGTTTTACTGCCGCAGTGGCTCTTATGGTAGCtcatataattataaatgtttCAACAGGATGCATTTGTTGCAAGAGGATCCCCGGACCTTCCAATTCTAGCTGGACAATTGCCCTTGTCTGCTTTGTTGTTTCTTG GTTCTCGTTTGTCATAGCCTTTCTTCTGCTCCTCACTGGTTCTGCACTGAATGAACGACATGGTGTAGAAAGCATGTACTTTGGCAGCTACTACTGTTATGTTGTGAAGCCTGGAGTATTTGCTGGAGGTGCAGTCCTATCTCTTGCAAGTCTGGTCCTAGGAATATTCTACTATATCACCTTAACTTCAGCAAAGAAGAACAATGATAATCTGTGCAGCCAGGGGCCAACAATAGCTATGGGGCAACCCCAGTTTCCAGTGCAAAATACTACTACTCAAGAACCTGTCTTTGTCCATGAAGACACTTATATGAGACGGCAATTCACATGA
- the LOC126801591 gene encoding cell division cycle 20.1, cofactor of APC complex-like gives MDAGSNYKSNSRGPLQEHFIQRKTSSENLDRFIPNRSAMDMGYAQSMLTESRKGKENPALSSPSREAYQRKLAEALNMNRTRILAFKNKPPAPVDLYPKDFFSSQTQDKPIKPRRHIPQTSERTLDAPDLVDDYYLNLLDWGSANVLAIALANTVYLWDASTGSTSELETFDDETGPVTSVSWAPDGRHIAIGLNNSEVQLWDSTANKQLRTLRGCHSSRVGSLAWNNNILTTGGMDGCIVNNDVRVRSHIVETYRGHEQEVCGLKWSASGQQLASGGNDNLLHIWDRSVASSQSSTQWLHRLEDHTAAVKALAWCPFQSNLLASGGGGGDRCIKFWNTHTGACLNSVDTGSQVCSLLWNKNERELLSSHGFTQNQLTLWKYPSMVKMAELTGHTSRVLYMAQSPDGCTVASAAGDETLRFWNVFGVPEVAKPAPKASEPFAHMNRIR, from the exons ATGGATGCAGGATCGAACTACAAGTCTAACTCAAGAGGGCCTCTGCAAGAACACTTCATTCAGAGAAAGACTTCTAGCGAGAAT TTGGACAGGTTCATTCCAAACAGATCAGCAATGGATATGGGCTATGCGCAATCTATGCTAACTGAAAGCAGGAAAGGTAAGGAAAACCCTGCTCTCAGTTCTCCATCCAGGGAGGCCTATCAGAGGAAATTGGCAGAGGCTTTGAACATGAACCGCACTCGGATTCTTGCTTTCAAGAACAAGCCTCCAGCTCCGGTGGATCTTTACCCCAAAGATTTCTTCTCTTCTCAAACCCAGGATAAACCAATAAAGCCCAGGAGACACATTCCTCAA ACCTCTGAGAGGACATTGGACGCTCCTGACCTTGTCGATGATTACTACCTCAATTTATTGGATTGGGGAAGTGCCAATGTACTCGCAATTGCTCTTGCAAACACAGTCTACTTGTGGGATGCGAGCACTGGCTCTACTTCGGAATTGGAGACTTTTGATGATGAAACTGGACCTGTAACCAGTGTCAGTTGGGCTCCTGATGGACGCCATATTGCCATTGGACTTAACAACTCCGAAGTACAGCTTTGGGACTCAACTGCTAATAAGCAG tTGAGGACGTTGAGAGGTTGCCACAGTTCGCGAGTAGGCTCATTGGCCTGGAACAACAATATTCTTACTACTGGAGGAATGGACGGCTGCATTGTCAACAATGATGTGAGAGTTAGATCCCACATTGTTGAGACATACAGAGGGCATGAGCAAGAGGTTTGTGGGCTTAAATGGTCAGCCTCAGGGCAGCAATTGGCAAGTGGGGGAAATGACAACCTATTGCATATATGGGACAGATCAGTTGCATCTTCACAATCATCGACACAGTGGCTTCACAGGCTTGAAGACCACACAGCTGCTGTCAAAGCCCTTGCTTGGTGTCCATTCCAGAGCAACTTGCTTGCTTCtggtggaggtggaggtgaTCGGTGCATAAAGTTCTGGAATACTCACACAGGTGCATGCTTGAACTCAGTAGACACTGGGTCTCAGGTTTGCTCTCTGCTTTGGAACAAGAATGAAAGGGAGTTGCTTAGCTCACACGGGTTTACACAGAACCAGCTGACTCTATGGAAGTACCCATCCATGGTTAAAATGGCAGAACTTACTGGTCACACTTCCAGGGTTCTCTATATGGCTCAGAGTCCTGATGGTTGCACAGTGGCATCCGCGGCTGGTGATGAAACTCTGAGATTCTGGAATGTCTTTGGTGTTCCTGAGGTGGCTAAACCAGCTCCTAAAGCTTCTGAACCTTTTGCTCATATGAACCGCATCAGATGA
- the LOC126801592 gene encoding gluconokinase, producing the protein MDTVPEGMVIVIMGVSGAGKSTVGEMLAIETNCSYIDADDYHPQSNKEKMSKGIPLSEEDRIPWLETLRNVLRENLVSGSTVILGCSALQRRYRDILRSADPNYEPGSHASYMKFILLDAKAHVLAARLKKRLAEGKHFMSPELLQSQLDLLQIDESEGIQKVDANSTPQDTVNTIQRLFLRL; encoded by the exons ATGGATACAGTTCCGGAAG GAATGGTGATTGTGATTATGGGTGTCAGTGGTGCTGGGAAATC CACTGTAGGTGAGATGCTAGCCATAGAGACAAACTGTAGCTATATTGATGCGGATGATTACCACCCCCAATCTAATAAAG AAAAGATGAGTAAAGGGATCCCTCTTTCAGAGGAAGATCGAATTCCTTGGCTTGAAACACTTCGGAATGTCTTGAGAGAAAACTTGGTCAGTGGAAGCACTGTAATTCTTGGTTGTTCAGCCCTGCAGAGGCGATACCGAGACATTTTAAGATCTGCAGACCCTAACTATGAACCCGGAAGTCATGCCAGTTACATGAAGTTCATCTTGTTGGATGCCAAGGCACATGTGCTGGCTGCTCGGTTAAAGAAGAGACTGGCAGAAGGGAAGCATTTCATGTCACCTGAGCTTTTGCAGTCTCAGTTAGACTTGCTTCAGATTGATGAGTCTGAAGGGATACAAAAGGTTGATGCCAACTCAACTCCTCAAGACACAGTAAACACCATCCAAAGATTGTTTCTTCGGCTCTAA
- the LOC126802796 gene encoding altered inheritance rate of mitochondria protein 25 yields the protein MNWRSSWHCLNKVYKAAAADYKCGPSLSSGLALSRQFGDMTATEPELNRDFLVQLWMVDEEMKKFQRKSKRRAVEPNEGGMVAKQPPVSQSISGNLKPESPEEVQVMPLLARSNMLVTRDIEWANLMLGFEQENRYAIVDVCYPQSPVGFIREESNVLTRQLLRQRRPLVARVTDGLGNELFRVRRPFWWINSSIYAEINGKEVGVVHRRWHLWRRIYDLYLGNKQFAVVENPGFWNWTFTLKDIDGGVLAEIDRDWRGFGFELFTDAGQYVIRFGSSDPTTLKIGLASQVKELDVVRPLTLSERAVTLALAISLDNDYFSRHGGWGMPYFDIGE from the exons ATGAATTGGAGAAGTAGCTGGCATTGCCTCAATAAGGTATACAAAGCTGCGGCGGCAGATTACAAATGTGGGCCTTCCTTGAGTTCAGGGCTAGCTTTGTCTCGGCAATTTGGAGACATGACTGCTACTGAGCCTGAGCTCAATAGGGATTTCCTTGTACAGCTATGGATGGTGGATGAGGAGATGAAGaagtttcaaagaaaatcgaaaCGGAGGGCTGTTGAGCCAAATGAGGGTGGCATGGTTGCAAAGCAGCCACCTGTGAGCCAATCCATATCAGGAAATTTGAAGCCGGAATCTCCAGAAGAG gtccAGGTGATGCCTCTTCTTGCTAGATCAAATATGCTTGTTACTCGGGATATAGAGTGGGCAAATCTTATGCTTGGGTTTGAGCAG GAAAATCGTTATGCAATAGTAGATGTATGCTATCCACAATCG CCTGTAGGTTTCATTCGTGAGGAGAGTAATGTTCTCACTAGACAG TTACTTCGCCAGCGGCGTCCTTTGGTAGCTCGAGTCACTGATGGCCTGGGTAATGAACTCTTCAGG GTTCGCAGGCCTTTTTGGTGGATAAATAGCTCAATTTATGCAGAGATCAATGGCAAG GAAGTCGGTGTGGTTCACAGACGATGGCATTTGTGGAGGAGAATATATGATTTGTACCTAGG AAATAAACAATTTGCGGTTGTTGAAAACCCTGGATTCTGGAATTGGACCTTTACTTTGAAGGACATTGATGGGGGTGTTTTGGCTGAGATAGATCGTGATTGGAGGGGTTTTGGCTTTGAG CTCTTTACTGATGCTGGGCAATATGTGATTCGTTTTGGGAGCTCTGATCCCACCACCCTCAAGATTGGCCTTGCTAGCCAG GTTAAAGAGTTGGACGTAGTTCGCCCATTGACTCTCTCAGAGAGAGCTGTAACTCTTGCTCTTGCTATATCGTTGGATAATGACTATTTCTCCAGACATGGTGGATG GGGAATGCCTTATTTTGATATAGGCGAATGA
- the LOC126801733 gene encoding uncharacterized protein At1g51745 isoform X1, which translates to MESTDAGEFSVGSIVWVRRRNGSWWPGKIVGPEELSTSHLTSPRSGTPVKLLGREDASVDWYNLEKSKRVKPFRCGDFDDCILKAESAQGMPPKKREKYARREDAILHALELERQLASDPGKLAVTSGGTNSRYGAAKKDVFIPSESLGKDYSKLGYSKLNQLYKRKDSSHKNDIIGSHLSSQRLKEGNQLNGEDNHFEVTPRMRGLQDFGLKIGSSKRKLSSSSSLNGFWKPTVGTVQASAHGGLSLGGTSHLNGVEQSGPTCRAKRSKCVYLPADSGDSLEYETAPSDHIDVSPSPVGTRLHAENLIEDHTFGFTEEEPDSSETDTPDPESDSSETEADMDDEMPSYSDAEVGRYEAQERRSYEEPDDSTHSGDMSHLYNQDPYFASEAVSKWQLKGKRNTRNLSKRSIDTTEGRGYFYGPYFEEKAEMSGLDNGYPLSRAASRIRNRVGLNMIDWEGGTWEDRSAWDECWDIKRERFDQLYDDRYNHRRRPKYLIDVDLKVQASYQKEPVPIVSLMSKLNGKAIIGHPIQVEALEDGLSNTFLSTYDDSGDEAIDYDGATTLPHAWRTARRTANVRVPRPHLFSTLDGDEAADDLPYFDEGRPPFKKLNMGSSSHKAGQVRRNPPQNSRLPTDRKFPKKVSKKVSLSSSLKTKTRTLSSLAIERNLGNKGMIQHNSGQRDRLMKPEPSGSVPTTVACIPVKLVFSRLLEKINRPPSKATTAAASNAVLLNGDAGRSS; encoded by the exons ATGGAGAGTACAGATGCCGGCGAGTTCAGCGTCGGATCGATCGTCTGGGTGCGGCGGAGGAACGGGTCGTGGTGGCCGGGGAAGATAGTGGGGCCGGAGGAGCTCTCCACTTCGCATCTCACCTCGCCGCGCTCTGGTACCCCCGTCAAGCTTCTCGGCAGAGAAGACGCCAGTGT TGATTGGTACAATTTGGAAAAATCCAAGCGTGTTAAGCCATTTCGATGTGGTGATTTTGATGATTGCATTCTCAAGGCTGAATCGGCACAAGGTATGCCaccaaagaaaagagaaaagtaTGCACGTCGAGAAGATGCTATTCTTCATGCGCTTGAACTTGAGAGGCAACTAGCGAGTGATCCAGGGAAGTTGGCTGTGACTTCTGGAGGCACAAACAGTAGATATGGTGCTGCGAAGAAGGATGTATTTATTCCCTCAGAAAGTTTGGGTAAAGACTATTCAAAACTTGGATATTCCAAATTGAATCAGTTATACAAGCGAAAAGATTCGTCTCATAAGAATGATATTATAGGTAGTCACCTGTCTTCCCAAAGACTCAAGGAGGGAAATCAACTGAATGGGGAAGATAATCATTTTGAGGTGACACCTCGAATGAGAGGCTTGCAGGACTTTGGTCTTAAAATTGGCTCTTCAAAGCGAAAACtttcatcttcctcttctttaAACGGTTTTTGGAAACCCACTGTTGGTACTGTTCAAGCATCTGCTCATGGTGGTCTTAGCCTGGGAGGAACAAGTCACTTGAACG GCGTGGAGCAGTCAGGACCTACTTGCAGAGCAAAGAGGAGTAAATGTGTATACTTGCCAGCTGACTCTGGTGATTCTTTGGAGTACGAAACAGCTCCTTCAGACCATATTGATGTATCACCTTCCCCTGTTGGCACTCGTCTACATGCGGAGAATCTGATAGAGGACCACACTTTTGGCTTTACAGAAGAGGAGCCCGATTCTTCTGAAACTGATACACCTGACCCTGAATCTGATTCCTCTGAGACCGAAGCGGATATGGATGATGAGATGCCTTCATATTCAG ACGCAGAAGTAGGAAGATATGAAGCGCAGGAACGTAGAAGCTATGAGGAGCCAGATGACTCAACACATTCTGGTGACATGTCTCACCTCTATAATCAGGACCCTTATTTTGCAAGTGAAGCTGTGTCCAAATGGCAGTTGAAAGGGAAAAGGAATACCCGTAATCTTAGTAAACGATCAATTGATACAACTGAAGGGAGAGGTTATTTTTATggaccatattttgaagaaaag GCTGAGATGAGTGGTCTAGACAATGGGTATCCTCTATCAAGAGCTGCATCAAGAATTCGGAACCGGGTTGGTCTGAATATGATTGATTGGGAGGGTGGGACCTGGGAAGATAGGTCTGCCTGGGATGAATGCTGGGACATTAAAAGAGAGCGTTTTGACCAGTTATATGATGATCGTTATAATCACCGCAGGCGGCCAAAATACTTGATAGATGTGGACCTGAAAGTCCAGGCAAGTTACCAGAAAGAGCCTGTCCCTATTGTTTCTCTGATGAGCAAGTTAAATGGGAAGGCAATTATAGGGCACCCAATCCAAGTTGAAGCCTTAGAAGATGGTTTATCTAACACGTTTCTTTCAACATATGATGATTCTGGTGATGAAGCAATTGATTACGATGGGGCAACAACTCTTCCTCACGCATGGAGGACTGCTAGGAGGACAGCAAATGTTCGAGTGCCGCGTCCTCATTTGTTTTCTACATTGGATGGTGATGAGGCTGCTGATGACCTTCCCTATTTCGATGAAGGTAGACCACCATTTAAGAAATTAAATATGGGGAGTTCCAGTCACAAGGCAGGCCAGGTCAGGAGGAACCCTCCACAGAACTCCCGGCTTCCCACCGATAGAAAGTTCCCTAAAAAGGTGTCGAAGAAAGTAAGCTTATCATCTAGCCTGAAAACTAAAACGAGGACCTTATCTTCTTTAGCCATTGAACGGAATTTAGGTAACAAGGGAATGATACAACACAATAGTGGCCAAAGGGATAGGTTGATGAAACCAGAGCCTTCTGGATCTGTGCCCACAACTGTAGCTTGCATTCCTGTGAAATTAGTATTCAGTAGGTTACTTGAGAAGATCAATAGGCCACCATCAAAAGCAACAACAGCGGCAGCTAGTAATGCAGTTTTATTGAATGGGGATGCAGGGAGAAGTTCATGA
- the LOC126801733 gene encoding uncharacterized protein At1g51745 isoform X2 has product MESTDAGEFSVGSIVWVRRRNGSWWPGKIVGPEELSTSHLTSPRSGTPVKLLGREDASVDWYNLEKSKRVKPFRCGDFDDCILKAESAQGMPPKKREKYARREDAILHALELERQLASDPGKLAVTSGGTNSRYGAAKKDVFIPSESLGSHLSSQRLKEGNQLNGEDNHFEVTPRMRGLQDFGLKIGSSKRKLSSSSSLNGFWKPTVGTVQASAHGGLSLGGTSHLNGVEQSGPTCRAKRSKCVYLPADSGDSLEYETAPSDHIDVSPSPVGTRLHAENLIEDHTFGFTEEEPDSSETDTPDPESDSSETEADMDDEMPSYSDAEVGRYEAQERRSYEEPDDSTHSGDMSHLYNQDPYFASEAVSKWQLKGKRNTRNLSKRSIDTTEGRGYFYGPYFEEKAEMSGLDNGYPLSRAASRIRNRVGLNMIDWEGGTWEDRSAWDECWDIKRERFDQLYDDRYNHRRRPKYLIDVDLKVQASYQKEPVPIVSLMSKLNGKAIIGHPIQVEALEDGLSNTFLSTYDDSGDEAIDYDGATTLPHAWRTARRTANVRVPRPHLFSTLDGDEAADDLPYFDEGRPPFKKLNMGSSSHKAGQVRRNPPQNSRLPTDRKFPKKVSKKVSLSSSLKTKTRTLSSLAIERNLGNKGMIQHNSGQRDRLMKPEPSGSVPTTVACIPVKLVFSRLLEKINRPPSKATTAAASNAVLLNGDAGRSS; this is encoded by the exons ATGGAGAGTACAGATGCCGGCGAGTTCAGCGTCGGATCGATCGTCTGGGTGCGGCGGAGGAACGGGTCGTGGTGGCCGGGGAAGATAGTGGGGCCGGAGGAGCTCTCCACTTCGCATCTCACCTCGCCGCGCTCTGGTACCCCCGTCAAGCTTCTCGGCAGAGAAGACGCCAGTGT TGATTGGTACAATTTGGAAAAATCCAAGCGTGTTAAGCCATTTCGATGTGGTGATTTTGATGATTGCATTCTCAAGGCTGAATCGGCACAAGGTATGCCaccaaagaaaagagaaaagtaTGCACGTCGAGAAGATGCTATTCTTCATGCGCTTGAACTTGAGAGGCAACTAGCGAGTGATCCAGGGAAGTTGGCTGTGACTTCTGGAGGCACAAACAGTAGATATGGTGCTGCGAAGAAGGATGTATTTATTCCCTCAGAAAGTTTGG GTAGTCACCTGTCTTCCCAAAGACTCAAGGAGGGAAATCAACTGAATGGGGAAGATAATCATTTTGAGGTGACACCTCGAATGAGAGGCTTGCAGGACTTTGGTCTTAAAATTGGCTCTTCAAAGCGAAAACtttcatcttcctcttctttaAACGGTTTTTGGAAACCCACTGTTGGTACTGTTCAAGCATCTGCTCATGGTGGTCTTAGCCTGGGAGGAACAAGTCACTTGAACG GCGTGGAGCAGTCAGGACCTACTTGCAGAGCAAAGAGGAGTAAATGTGTATACTTGCCAGCTGACTCTGGTGATTCTTTGGAGTACGAAACAGCTCCTTCAGACCATATTGATGTATCACCTTCCCCTGTTGGCACTCGTCTACATGCGGAGAATCTGATAGAGGACCACACTTTTGGCTTTACAGAAGAGGAGCCCGATTCTTCTGAAACTGATACACCTGACCCTGAATCTGATTCCTCTGAGACCGAAGCGGATATGGATGATGAGATGCCTTCATATTCAG ACGCAGAAGTAGGAAGATATGAAGCGCAGGAACGTAGAAGCTATGAGGAGCCAGATGACTCAACACATTCTGGTGACATGTCTCACCTCTATAATCAGGACCCTTATTTTGCAAGTGAAGCTGTGTCCAAATGGCAGTTGAAAGGGAAAAGGAATACCCGTAATCTTAGTAAACGATCAATTGATACAACTGAAGGGAGAGGTTATTTTTATggaccatattttgaagaaaag GCTGAGATGAGTGGTCTAGACAATGGGTATCCTCTATCAAGAGCTGCATCAAGAATTCGGAACCGGGTTGGTCTGAATATGATTGATTGGGAGGGTGGGACCTGGGAAGATAGGTCTGCCTGGGATGAATGCTGGGACATTAAAAGAGAGCGTTTTGACCAGTTATATGATGATCGTTATAATCACCGCAGGCGGCCAAAATACTTGATAGATGTGGACCTGAAAGTCCAGGCAAGTTACCAGAAAGAGCCTGTCCCTATTGTTTCTCTGATGAGCAAGTTAAATGGGAAGGCAATTATAGGGCACCCAATCCAAGTTGAAGCCTTAGAAGATGGTTTATCTAACACGTTTCTTTCAACATATGATGATTCTGGTGATGAAGCAATTGATTACGATGGGGCAACAACTCTTCCTCACGCATGGAGGACTGCTAGGAGGACAGCAAATGTTCGAGTGCCGCGTCCTCATTTGTTTTCTACATTGGATGGTGATGAGGCTGCTGATGACCTTCCCTATTTCGATGAAGGTAGACCACCATTTAAGAAATTAAATATGGGGAGTTCCAGTCACAAGGCAGGCCAGGTCAGGAGGAACCCTCCACAGAACTCCCGGCTTCCCACCGATAGAAAGTTCCCTAAAAAGGTGTCGAAGAAAGTAAGCTTATCATCTAGCCTGAAAACTAAAACGAGGACCTTATCTTCTTTAGCCATTGAACGGAATTTAGGTAACAAGGGAATGATACAACACAATAGTGGCCAAAGGGATAGGTTGATGAAACCAGAGCCTTCTGGATCTGTGCCCACAACTGTAGCTTGCATTCCTGTGAAATTAGTATTCAGTAGGTTACTTGAGAAGATCAATAGGCCACCATCAAAAGCAACAACAGCGGCAGCTAGTAATGCAGTTTTATTGAATGGGGATGCAGGGAGAAGTTCATGA